Proteins found in one Choristoneura fumiferana chromosome 16, NRCan_CFum_1, whole genome shotgun sequence genomic segment:
- the LOC141436545 gene encoding uncharacterized protein, with translation MRRQFLLRARLGGGTAVPPDKKQKSLTREGFEPPPSDAFITCSPIQAGAPLDLATFFWFGITETFAYLVQYATPGDIPDACAVLTDSSVSDPVQRLATWVRSQEWTQPCIETRYSVVVAEHTNTSYDSPQAVMQ, from the exons ATGCGGCGGCAGTTtttgcttcgcgctcgacttggcgggggcactgccgtgcccccagataaaaAGCAAAAAAGTCTGACTCGTGAAGGATTTGAACCTCCGCCCTCCGATGCTTTTAT CACGTGCTCCCCGATCCAGGCGGGCGCACCGCTGGACCTGGCCACGTTCTTCTGGTTCGGCATCACGGAGACCTTCGCCTACCTGGTGCAGTACGCGACGCCTGGAGACATTCCCGACGCCTGCGCGGTGCTCACCGACTCCTCTGTCT CGGACCCTGTGCAGCGGCTGGCGACGTGGGTCCGCAGCCAGGAGTGGACGCAGCCCTGCATCGAGACGCGCTACTCCGTCGTGGTGGCGGAACACACCAACACCAGCTACGACTCACCGCAGGCCGTCA
- the LOC141436242 gene encoding uncharacterized protein, translated as MEKLRFEFVVKSGEDPKTNVICMASITDADKRVFLIPEKLQPVRLHDTILATQGFQKVRNTLQRRHDKRQVWISVTPEISESYMDEDGNMQFQGYLLEEITPETREQTPAAGISGETLTKILESISGIKDVSKPQNIRSLTEKFVIEKFGRKTSNVCQWIVTFETECTRLGIDEDSKRIEALRLFLEDSCLDWYSSMLIKYTVNSEWSMWTKIFCETYADKGWSPIRYAMSFRYIQGSLLEYALKKERLLLEINKTMDKPTLIDLIATGLPNFVADKIDRKNLKAAEDLFNNLRGLEHLVGKKIPEKKIVVFENKTKEKNEKYRPCRICEKENKTNRYHPESLCWFRNKNSDGIKRDQIRTVNNSQLETELNEIDPKN; from the coding sequence ATGGAGAAATTAAGGTTTGAATTCGTAGTTAAATCGGGTGAAGATCCGAAAACAAATGTAATCTGCATGGCTTCAATTACGGATGCTGATAAACGTGTctttttaatcccggaaaaattacAACCGGTAAGACTACATGATACGATTTTAGCAACACAAGGTTTCCAAAAAGTAAGAAACACTTTGCAAAGAAGACACGACAAGAGGCAAGTGTGGATTTCAGTGACACCAGAAATAAGCGAGAGTTACATGGATGAAGATGGAAATATGCAATTTCAGGGATATCTGTTGGAGGAGATTACACCAGAAACTCGGGAACAGACTCCGGCGGCTGGGATTTCAGGAGAGACATTGACAAAAATTTTAGAAAGTATTTCCGGAATTAAAGATGTGTCAAAGCCTCAGAATATAAGAAGTCTGACTGAGAAATTCGTCATAGAAAAATTCGGCAGAAAAACGTCAAATGTGTGTCAATGGATAGTTACTTTTGAAACTGAATGTACCCGATTAGGAATAGACGAAGATTCGAAGAGGATTGAAGCTCTTAGGTTATTTTTAGAGGACTCGTGTCTTGACTGGTATAGTTCAATGCTTATAAAATATACAGTCAACTCGGAATGGTCGATGtggacaaaaatattttgcgaaactTATGCGGACAAAGGTTGGTCGCCAATCAGGTATGCTATGTCATTCAGATATATACAGGGATCGTTACTAGAATACGCGTTAAAAAAAGAACGTCTTTTATtagagataaataaaactatggACAAACCGACTCTGATAGATCTTATAGCTACAGGGTTGCCAAATTTTGTAGCTGACAAAATTGACAGGAAAAACTTGAAAGCAGCCgaagatttatttaataatctcAGAGGTTTAGAACATTTGGTAGGTAAAAAGATTCCGGAAAAGAAAATTGTTgtctttgaaaataaaactaaagaaaaaaacgaaaaataccgGCCCTGCAGAATTTGtgaaaaggaaaacaaaacaaatcggTACCACCCTGAATCTTTGTGTTGGTTCAGGAACAAAAATAGTGACGGCATTAAACGAGATCAAATAAGAACTGTTAATAATTCTCAATTGGAGACAGAATTAAATGAAATAGATCCAAAAAACTAG